One window of Fusobacterium sp. IOR10 genomic DNA carries:
- a CDS encoding IS3 family transposase, whose product YIDYYNNQRIKIKLKGLTPAEYRNQSLN is encoded by the coding sequence ATTATATTGATTATTATAATAATCAGAGAATTAAAATAAAATTAAAAGGATTAACTCCTGCAGAATACAGGAATCAATCCTTAAATTAA
- the nhaC gene encoding Na+/H+ antiporter NhaC — translation MKKNDCNGRTTKEVKETKFIHAMIPLIFLVGSLFYTLKFTGADPHIPIMMSGMLAACIAMFSLKYNWDEILEGILETIKSSMEAAIILLIIGMVVGSWIISGVVPTMIFYGLKIMSPSIFLPATLMLSFIVAIATGSSWSTAATIGIALMGVGAGLGIPAQITAGAIISGAYMGDKLSPLSDTTNLAPAMAGSKLFEHIKYMLYTTIPSFIITIILFMIIGNKYSNSQINTEVLNSILETLNSQFVITPVLFIVPIITIGLVIKKIPAIPGLVCGSIIGGIAAVFIQGVKLKDFVTSLQIGYVSNSGNNVVDSLLTRGGMNSMMWTVSLIICALFFGGVMERTGMLSAIANKILELANSTGSLILATLLTALAANALASEQYLSIVITGRIFKDAYRKRNLHPVTLSRVLEDSGTMTSPLIPWNSCGAYMIATLGIAPWVYVPYCFLNLINPVISAIYGYTGLTIKYIDESNIKKNKLKNIITTIFNFSK, via the coding sequence ATGAAAAAAAATGATTGTAATGGAAGAACTACCAAGGAAGTAAAAGAAACTAAATTTATACATGCTATGATACCGTTGATATTTCTAGTAGGTTCTCTTTTTTATACCTTGAAGTTTACAGGGGCAGATCCTCATATACCTATAATGATGTCTGGGATGCTTGCTGCTTGTATTGCTATGTTCTCGTTAAAATATAATTGGGATGAAATATTAGAAGGAATATTAGAAACTATAAAGTCTTCAATGGAAGCAGCAATAATTCTATTGATTATTGGTATGGTTGTGGGAAGTTGGATTATTTCTGGTGTTGTACCAACAATGATTTTTTATGGGCTAAAGATAATGTCCCCTAGTATATTTTTACCAGCAACTTTAATGCTTTCTTTTATTGTGGCAATAGCAACAGGAAGTTCTTGGAGTACAGCTGCCACTATAGGAATTGCCCTTATGGGAGTTGGAGCAGGATTGGGAATACCTGCTCAAATAACAGCAGGTGCAATAATTTCAGGAGCTTATATGGGGGATAAGTTGTCCCCTCTTTCAGATACAACGAATTTAGCTCCAGCCATGGCAGGGTCTAAATTATTTGAACATATAAAATATATGTTATATACAACAATACCTAGTTTTATAATAACAATAATATTATTTATGATAATAGGAAATAAATATTCTAATTCTCAAATAAATACAGAGGTGTTAAATTCAATTTTAGAAACATTGAATTCACAATTTGTAATTACTCCAGTTTTATTTATAGTACCAATTATTACAATAGGATTGGTTATAAAAAAAATACCTGCAATTCCTGGATTAGTGTGCGGTAGTATAATAGGTGGTATAGCAGCAGTTTTTATTCAAGGTGTTAAATTAAAAGATTTTGTTACTTCTCTTCAAATTGGTTATGTATCTAATTCAGGAAATAACGTTGTTGATTCTCTTTTAACACGTGGTGGAATGAATAGTATGATGTGGACAGTATCTTTAATAATTTGTGCCTTATTCTTTGGTGGAGTGATGGAAAGAACTGGTATGCTTTCAGCTATAGCAAATAAAATATTAGAACTAGCAAATTCAACAGGGAGTCTAATTCTTGCAACATTGCTTACAGCTTTAGCTGCAAATGCATTAGCTTCAGAGCAATATTTATCAATTGTAATAACAGGAAGAATATTTAAAGATGCCTATAGAAAGAGAAATTTACATCCAGTAACTTTATCTAGAGTTTTAGAAGATTCAGGAACAATGACGTCGCCTCTTATACCTTGGAATAGTTGTGGAGCTTATATGATAGCTACTTTAGGAATAGCTCCATGGGTATATGTACCATATTGTTTTTTAAATTTAATAAATCCAGTAATTTCAGCAATTTATGGGTATACAGGTCTAACAATAAAATATATAGATGAATCAAATATTAAAAAAAATAAACTGAAAAATATAATAACAACAATTTTTAATTTTTCAAAATAA
- a CDS encoding histidine triad nucleotide-binding protein: MATIFTKIINREIPATIVFENDKVLAFKDINPQAPIHILVVPKKEIPTINDLKEEDRELIGEIYLAIGKIAKDLGIADQGYRVISNCNEYGGQEVFHIHFHLLGGKKLETKIV, translated from the coding sequence ATGGCAACTATATTTACAAAAATAATTAATAGAGAAATACCAGCAACAATAGTTTTTGAAAATGATAAAGTGTTGGCTTTTAAGGACATTAATCCACAAGCTCCAATACATATTTTAGTTGTTCCTAAAAAAGAAATACCAACAATAAATGATTTAAAAGAAGAAGATAGAGAATTAATTGGGGAAATATATTTAGCTATAGGAAAAATAGCCAAAGATTTAGGTATAGCTGACCAAGGATATAGAGTTATAAGCAATTGTAACGAGTATGGTGGACAAGAAGTATTTCACATTCATTTTCATCTTTTAGGTGGAAAAAAATTAGAAACAAAAATAGTTTAA
- the rpiB gene encoding ribose 5-phosphate isomerase B — MKVALGCDHGGYELKITVKEHLEKQGYEVLDLGCASKESVDYPIYGKAVGEAVVGKKADCGIVICGTGIGISIAANKVKGVRAGLCMNTTMAKLTREHNNANVLAFGARIIGDVLALEIVDTFLNTEFQGGRHLRRVSMIED; from the coding sequence ATGAAAGTAGCTTTAGGATGTGACCATGGTGGATATGAATTAAAGATAACTGTAAAAGAACATTTAGAAAAACAAGGGTATGAAGTATTAGATTTAGGGTGTGCCTCTAAAGAATCAGTAGATTATCCTATTTATGGGAAAGCAGTTGGGGAAGCAGTTGTTGGGAAAAAAGCTGATTGTGGAATAGTTATTTGTGGTACTGGAATAGGAATTTCAATAGCAGCAAACAAAGTAAAAGGTGTAAGAGCTGGACTTTGTATGAATACAACAATGGCTAAACTTACAAGAGAACATAATAATGCAAATGTTTTAGCTTTTGGAGCTAGAATTATAGGGGATGTTCTTGCATTGGAAATAGTAGATACATTTTTAAATACAGAGTTTCAAGGGGGAAGACATTTAAGAAGAGTATCCATGATAGAAGATTAA
- a CDS encoding peptidylprolyl isomerase: MNIEEGKVVTLDFKVYDNKNNELLEDTKEVGPFLYIQGFGNFVLKVEEALEGKGVGFKSKIVLTPEEGYGEREKDLIIEMDREQFLDFEDIYEGLDFIADLEDGEEQSFIIKEILDDKIIADGNHPFSGREVRFEVEVKGVREPTEKEVEAGEPLFEGF, encoded by the coding sequence ATGAATATAGAAGAGGGAAAAGTAGTAACTTTAGATTTTAAAGTTTATGATAATAAGAACAACGAATTACTAGAGGATACTAAAGAAGTGGGACCATTTCTTTATATCCAAGGTTTTGGAAATTTTGTTTTAAAGGTGGAAGAAGCTTTAGAAGGAAAAGGTGTAGGTTTTAAAAGTAAAATAGTTTTAACTCCAGAAGAAGGATACGGAGAAAGAGAAAAAGATCTAATAATTGAAATGGATAGAGAACAATTCTTAGATTTTGAAGATATTTATGAAGGACTTGATTTTATAGCTGATTTAGAAGATGGTGAAGAACAATCTTTTATAATAAAAGAAATTTTAGATGATAAAATAATAGCTGATGGAAATCATCCTTTTTCAGGAAGAGAAGTTAGATTTGAAGTTGAAGTAAAAGGTGTGAGAGAACCTACAGAAAAGGAAGTAGAGGCAGGAGAGCCATTGTTTGAAGGCTTTTAA
- a CDS encoding DJ-1/PfpI family protein has translation MKKILLLISNGSEILEIAPFIDVFGWYNIIFKKYGEIKVVTASFTDDLSSKISFSGMKIIPEIDLNKEKINVEDYYAIVIPGGFGKYGYFDDFLREEVKELIFKFVQRKKLILGICTGAIALGSIGTLNNKKATTYLSENKRYFNQLNKYGANGVLEEIVEDDNIITSSNPKSAINLAFLLLEKLTSADNRKIIEKEMGYKIKDEI, from the coding sequence ATGAAAAAGATATTACTTTTAATATCCAATGGCAGCGAAATTTTAGAAATAGCTCCCTTTATAGATGTATTCGGATGGTATAATATAATTTTTAAAAAATATGGGGAAATAAAAGTAGTGACAGCTTCATTTACTGATGATTTGTCTTCAAAAATTTCTTTTAGTGGAATGAAAATAATACCTGAAATAGATTTAAATAAAGAAAAAATAAATGTGGAAGATTATTATGCAATAGTTATACCTGGAGGCTTTGGAAAATATGGTTATTTTGATGACTTTTTAAGAGAAGAAGTAAAGGAACTTATTTTTAAATTTGTACAAAGAAAAAAATTAATTTTAGGGATTTGTACAGGAGCAATAGCACTAGGAAGTATAGGTACTCTAAATAATAAAAAAGCAACAACATACTTAAGTGAAAACAAAAGATATTTTAATCAATTAAATAAATATGGAGCTAATGGGGTTTTGGAAGAAATAGTAGAAGATGATAATATAATAACTTCATCAAATCCTAAAAGTGCTATTAATTTAGCTTTTTTACTTTTAGAAAAGTTAACCTCAGCAGACAATAGAAAAATAATAGAAAAAGAGATGGGTTATAAAATAAAGGATGAAATTTAA
- a CDS encoding aminotransferase class I/II-fold pyridoxal phosphate-dependent enzyme: protein MAKLDQNLTPLFTVLKDVYAKKNITPFHVPGHKQGNGMDKEFLEFIGRNPLKIDVTIFKMVDGLHHPTSYIKQAQELAADAYGVDQSFFAVNGTSGAIQAMILAVVKSGEKILVPRNVHKSVSAGIILSGAIPVYMNPEIDNNLGIAHGVKPHTVEKMLEQHPDAKAVLIINPTYYGVATDIKKIADIVHDFDLPLIVDEAHGPHLHFHEDLPISAVDAGADICCQSTHKIIGAMTQMSLLHVNSDRVSPSRIQQILSLLHTTSPSYPLMASLDCARRQIATNGRELISKAIDLANFTRSELNKIPGVFSFGEEIVGTEGVFAFDPTKLSISIKEMGITGFELERILIEEYDIQMELSDFYNVLGVITLGDSKESVTKLIDALKDISLRFFNTKDVKPIKSIRIPSVPEQVLIPREAFYSETNVIPFDESEGKICAEMIMAYPPGIPIITPGERISKEIVDYVYELKETKIQLQGMEDSQLNTIKVIEEEDAMYIYTEKMKNKLFGVPLNLGADKSGIEFGIDVLIENYQDTFDEIEVIEVEKQRENFNSPNLKYKNTILHTCEKLAKAVDESIMDGYRPIIIGGDHSISLGSISGVAKTNRNLGVVWIDAHADMNTDETTLTGNIHGMPLALLQGAGDSELVNCFFEGQKINPKNVVIIGARDIDVREYDVIKELGVKVIHYDDIIRKGMDNVLEEIKDYLKVEDIHISLDIDSINPNFAPGVSTPVKNGLDEDDVYKSFKFLFKNYFITSVDIVEYNPIYDMNHKTAHLVKDFTDYILNPIY from the coding sequence ATGGCTAAATTAGACCAAAATTTAACACCATTATTTACAGTTTTAAAAGATGTTTATGCAAAAAAAAATATTACTCCTTTCCATGTTCCTGGACACAAACAAGGGAATGGTATGGATAAAGAATTCCTTGAATTTATAGGTAGAAACCCCTTAAAAATAGACGTTACTATTTTTAAAATGGTTGATGGGCTACACCATCCAACAAGTTACATAAAACAAGCGCAAGAATTAGCTGCAGATGCCTATGGAGTAGACCAAAGTTTCTTTGCTGTTAATGGTACTTCTGGGGCCATTCAAGCTATGATCCTTGCAGTTGTAAAATCAGGAGAAAAAATATTAGTTCCTAGAAATGTTCATAAATCTGTTTCTGCTGGAATTATACTATCTGGAGCAATTCCTGTATATATGAATCCTGAAATTGACAATAATTTAGGAATAGCTCACGGGGTTAAACCTCATACTGTTGAAAAAATGTTAGAACAACATCCAGATGCTAAGGCTGTTTTAATTATCAATCCAACTTATTATGGAGTTGCCACTGATATTAAAAAAATAGCTGATATTGTTCATGATTTTGATTTACCATTAATAGTAGATGAAGCTCATGGACCTCATCTTCATTTTCATGAAGATCTACCTATCTCAGCAGTTGATGCAGGAGCTGATATTTGTTGTCAAAGTACACATAAGATAATTGGAGCTATGACTCAAATGTCTTTATTACATGTTAATTCAGATAGAGTTAGCCCTAGTAGAATTCAACAAATACTTAGTCTTTTACATACAACTTCACCTTCATATCCTCTTATGGCATCACTTGATTGTGCTAGGAGGCAAATTGCAACAAATGGTAGAGAACTTATTTCAAAGGCTATTGATCTTGCTAACTTTACTAGATCAGAATTAAATAAAATTCCTGGTGTTTTTTCTTTTGGAGAAGAAATAGTAGGAACAGAAGGAGTATTTGCCTTTGATCCAACAAAGTTGAGTATTTCCATAAAAGAAATGGGAATTACAGGATTTGAATTAGAAAGAATTTTAATTGAAGAATATGATATTCAAATGGAACTTTCAGATTTCTATAATGTTTTAGGAGTAATTACTTTAGGAGATTCTAAAGAAAGTGTTACTAAATTAATTGACGCACTTAAGGATATTAGTTTAAGATTTTTTAACACTAAAGATGTTAAGCCAATAAAATCTATCAGAATTCCTTCTGTTCCAGAACAAGTTTTAATACCAAGAGAAGCTTTCTACAGTGAAACAAATGTAATCCCTTTTGATGAAAGTGAAGGTAAAATTTGCGCTGAAATGATAATGGCTTATCCACCAGGAATTCCAATAATAACTCCTGGGGAAAGAATTAGTAAAGAAATTGTGGATTATGTTTATGAACTTAAAGAAACTAAAATCCAACTTCAAGGAATGGAAGATTCTCAATTAAATACTATTAAAGTAATTGAAGAAGAAGACGCTATGTATATCTATACTGAAAAAATGAAAAATAAATTATTTGGTGTTCCTTTAAATTTAGGGGCAGATAAATCTGGAATAGAATTTGGTATTGACGTTTTAATTGAAAATTATCAAGATACTTTTGATGAAATTGAAGTGATTGAAGTTGAAAAACAAAGGGAGAATTTCAATTCTCCAAATTTAAAATATAAAAACACAATTTTGCACACATGCGAAAAACTTGCTAAAGCAGTTGATGAATCTATTATGGATGGGTATAGGCCTATAATAATTGGTGGAGACCATTCTATTTCCCTTGGAAGTATTTCTGGTGTTGCAAAAACTAATAGAAATCTTGGAGTAGTGTGGATTGATGCCCATGCTGACATGAATACAGATGAAACTACATTAACAGGAAACATTCATGGAATGCCGCTTGCTTTACTTCAAGGAGCTGGAGACTCTGAGTTAGTTAATTGTTTCTTTGAAGGTCAAAAAATAAATCCTAAAAATGTTGTTATTATTGGTGCTAGAGATATTGATGTAAGAGAATATGATGTTATTAAAGAACTAGGAGTTAAAGTTATACATTATGATGATATTATTAGAAAAGGTATGGATAATGTATTAGAAGAAATTAAAGATTACTTGAAAGTTGAAGATATCCATATAAGTTTGGATATTGATTCTATTAATCCTAATTTTGCTCCAGGAGTTAGTACTCCAGTTAAAAATGGTTTAGATGAAGATGATGTTTATAAGAGTTTTAAATTTTTATTTAAAAATTATTTTATAACTTCTGTGGATATTGTTGAGTATAATCCAATATACGATATGAATCATAAAACTGCACATCTTGTTAAAGATTTTACAGATTATATTCTAAACCCTATATATTAA
- a CDS encoding HAD family hydrolase produces MIKLIVLDVDGTLTDGKLYIDNFGNEMKSFDVKDGLAISQAIKQGLKIAIITGKTSNIVEKRSKELGIKDVIQGSRNKVNDLKTILKKYNISFEETAYMGDDLVDLKVMKHCGLSGCPKDSVNEIINISDFISTKNGGNGAVREFLEYLLKKENLWNNIIDNFSSTEQ; encoded by the coding sequence ATGATTAAATTAATTGTTTTAGATGTTGATGGAACACTTACAGATGGAAAACTATATATTGATAACTTTGGAAATGAAATGAAATCTTTTGATGTGAAAGATGGACTAGCTATCTCCCAAGCTATTAAACAAGGATTAAAAATAGCTATTATTACAGGAAAAACCTCTAATATTGTAGAAAAACGCTCTAAAGAACTTGGTATAAAGGATGTAATACAAGGAAGTAGAAATAAAGTTAATGATTTAAAAACTATACTAAAAAAATATAATATTTCTTTTGAAGAAACTGCTTATATGGGTGATGACTTAGTTGATTTAAAAGTTATGAAACATTGTGGACTTTCAGGTTGCCCAAAAGACTCTGTTAATGAAATAATTAATATATCGGACTTTATTTCTACAAAAAATGGTGGTAATGGAGCTGTGAGAGAATTTTTAGAATACTTGTTAAAAAAAGAAAATCTTTGGAATAATATTATTGACAACTTTTCTTCAACAGAACAATAA
- a CDS encoding YdcF family protein produces the protein MFEFIKIFSLFLFSPFIFILVLFFIGFFNIINRKTKSGISLILISLITYSCSCNFFVSPLIHTLENNFSKVSEKNIEQSDIYILLGGGILTNKSLSSFPTKNAYPRLLKTIELYNKEQKPIYISGGKSFNNKESESSIYKKILIDSGISKENIFIEENSRNTAENSKYIKEIMHNNNFKSGILITSAYHMPRSMAIFKDDSLIFYPESAGYLENISNKKFLNYLPNFENLSIFNIVLHEYIGRIYYYMRY, from the coding sequence ATGTTTGAATTTATAAAAATATTTTCATTATTTTTATTTTCTCCTTTTATATTTATTTTGGTATTATTTTTTATTGGATTTTTCAATATTATTAATCGAAAAACTAAAAGTGGAATTTCTTTAATATTAATAAGTTTAATTACTTACTCTTGTTCTTGTAATTTTTTTGTTAGTCCACTTATACATACTTTAGAAAATAATTTTTCAAAAGTATCTGAAAAAAATATTGAACAGTCTGATATTTATATACTACTTGGAGGAGGAATTTTAACTAATAAATCATTAAGTTCTTTTCCAACCAAAAATGCCTATCCAAGACTTTTAAAAACCATTGAACTTTATAATAAAGAACAGAAACCAATTTATATCTCAGGGGGGAAAAGTTTCAACAATAAAGAAAGTGAAAGTTCAATTTATAAAAAAATTCTTATTGATTCTGGAATTAGCAAAGAAAATATTTTTATTGAAGAAAATAGCAGAAACACTGCTGAAAATTCTAAATATATAAAAGAAATAATGCATAATAATAATTTTAAATCTGGAATTTTAATAACATCAGCATATCATATGCCTAGATCTATGGCTATATTTAAGGATGATTCCCTTATTTTTTATCCTGAAAGTGCTGGTTATTTAGAAAATATATCCAATAAAAAATTCTTAAATTATCTTCCTAATTTTGAGAATTTATCTATTTTTAATA